The genome window tttggaAATGTGTCTTTCGAAAACGTCTTTCCAAATTCGGATGACCTTTTTGTCTGCAGTGTGTGCTTGCCTTCCAAGTCCagccttcaaaaatattttttcgcATCGTGACCACGTCACCGTGGTGCTCACAATGTGAGGCTTGACGAGCCTGGGGTCAGAATTCCTCTCGTTTTGCGCCTGGCTCCTTAAGAGGAAAAGCGAGGCCACCGTGCTTACAAGAGGAGCTCGCAGGACACCTGTGACCCTGTAAAACCCTGCTGTCATCGGCAGCTGTGCAGGCCAGTGCCTCTGATGGTCTGCCCTCTCACAAGGCTGCATACCTGAGGGCTGGGACCAGGGGTGGCATTCAGCCAGTTTATACAGTTTGACAGAACTGGATAactaaatttttgttgagttctgcaaACGGTTGTtagaatggcacttgtcatcagggtccTCTctgaggtgggcgcctgggcagccgcccaatgtggagatCACGAATCTACATTCCTGACTCTCTTTTAACGTTCACCTGTGCAACAGCGTATGCTAAGCGCCCGTAGTCGTGTTCATTCCGACCATAGGTGAAAAAACTTGCAAGCGAGGATGCCagcatggaaatattttaaataagagttttattggttttttttttcaggtattacttaatatttttcattaatattttaaaactcttataatctagttttgtggacctcttttattgttcttatttaagtgcatggaataataaactacctttcggcaTCTcgtttttttatatacttaaaatggccatgAGGGCAGAGGACCGGttgttacattatttgaatcccaccgctggTCTGGGCTCCGTCACGGCTCCAGACAACCTCCGGCCCTGGTGCCCTGAGCGTCGGAAGTCCATTCACCAGATCGGGGAACGAAGTTACGTGAAGTGACTGTAGGTGATGTAGATTAATGTCACTCACCCCTATATGTTCCCCGCTCAGCTCCCCCCCTCAAATGTCCACCAGTGGCCGCTCCAATGCCACTGAGGCAAAGGGGAGAAGGACAGAGACCTCGGTGGAAGGAGAAACAGCAGCCGTATCCAGTCCTGGATAAAATACACCCCAGTGCAAATCCCGCCAACATACCCCCGCGTGACCTCAGCCGGGGGCCTTCGCGGAGTCCTGTCGGCGCGGCTCCCACTTGTCAGTCTTACCGCGGGTCTCCAGGCCCCGCCCCGCTCCCTGGGGCGCCCGCTGCGGCCGGGCCCCCTCCTGCCCGGACTCCTGGGGGCGGGGCTCCCACTGTGTCAGCCTTACCGCGGGTctccaggccccgccccgcccctgggGCGCCCCCTGCGGCCACGCCCCCTCCTGCCCGGACTCCTGGGGGCGGGGCTCCCACTGTGTCAGCCTTACCGCGAGTCTCCAGGCCCCGCCCTGCTCCCTGGGGCGCCCGCTGCGGCCACGCCCCCTCCTGCCCGGACTCCTGGGCTCCTTGGTTGTAGGCCACAAAACCCACTGCGGCCGAGCTCAGTAATAGAAGGAGTTACCTGGAAAGAGCTTGGAGAGCCGGCACAGACCGGAGGACCCGGCGTCATCACAGGACAAGACCGCAGGCAGATGTCAGGGCGCCGCTGTGCGGAGTGATACTTCACACGCTTCTCCTGCCCTGATCGTGCTCATCATCAAGGTTTGTGTCCTCAGAGAGAGGCGGCCTGGCCGGTTTCGGTCCTGGGCAAACCCTTAGATTCTCTGGGATGGCAAGGACGTGGTAGAAAGAAACCCAGGGGCCCCTACAGTCTCTGGTGTGGTGGACTTCCTGATTAACCAGGTGTCCTGCAGCGAGGGACCGTTGTGAATGGTGGGGTCCTAGGAAAGGGGACTCGAGGCCACACAGCACCCCTACCCCAGCCCTCCAAAACACCCAGTTCATACAAGTCATCAGCATGGACTGAGTCCTTGCTGTGTGCCAGATACGGCTGGGCACAGCACGGCCACCTGACGGTGCCCTCAGTCAAGCCGTGACCCAGGTGCCCCGTCCCCACTCCAAAGATGCGAACATGGAGAATTAGATTTCGTGACTTGCTGAGACCGTAGCAAATGTGTGATGGAGGCAAGATGTTCCTCCCCACACCCCGGCGGTATGACCCCCGAGTTCTTCTCCCTGCACCTGTTGTAATATCTTCTGCAGAGAAAACAAAGGTAACTTGGTCTTTCCTCAGGGACCAGATTTATCTCTCCGTACTGGTAGGTGGGAGGCATAGACATGCAGCCTCAGGAACAACAGGATGTCTGATACATCGTATTTTCTGCCcagcaagcaaacaaataaaagtctAGCATGTTTTATGTACACTCTGCAACATGGAGTGTGGCCCTAACAGAGGTGTCCGGCCAGCACCCGGAACCGGGGGGAACTCCGAGACGAGGTCTGGTTCTGTGCGTTCCAGACCTCATTTCTTCCCCGCCCTGCCCCCCACAGCTGCATGGTGTGCCCCCTCCATACAGCCTCCAGCCCTGCCCAGTGTTTGCTTCCAGGATGCCCGGTGAGTTAGCACAGCGAGTGATGGGGACATTATACGCAAAAGTGACTGTGAACCTCACAGAGCCCAAACTACAGCTCCTACCAACTCGACTTTCCCTTTGCAGACCACCTCCCAGACACCTGTGCCACCTGGCTGAGGTGGGGGGAGACGGAGGGCAAGTTGAAGTAGAAGCAGACCATGGTCTCAACTGAGGTCTGATACCGTCAACTGTATCCAAGCAGAACTGTGTCAATAATTTCTAGGGATCCTCCCAACAGTCTGCTTTGGTCTGGCACTTTGTCTCTGCCCAGGCTGGAGAAGGTGCCGCGGTGCACGGCTTGTGGTAAAAAGGTAGGGGTTGAATCCTAGCCTCTCTCTTTGCTGGCTGTGTGGCGCTGGACAAAACGTTGGCCACTCTGAACCTCACTGCTGTAAAGCAGTATGCAGCCCTCAGTTATTCTTAGAGGCCAAATGAGCAACAATTAAGTGCTCATGGGAGGCCAGGCCAGTGGTGCTCCATCAGACCCTGAGAACTGATCAAGAGCCTGGACCCCGCGTGCCTCTCTGGGACTCCCACACCCGGGGTCTGAGCTGAGATGGGAAGGCAGGTGGTTGGTAAACTGAGGGCACTCGGAGCGTACCTTCTCCTTCCAGGGCTGCACAGCCTGGCTCAGGTCAGTCTAAGACCATGGGGGGAGCCAGGACAGTGGGCTCCAGGTCCGGGCACACGAGTTCCCAGGACTCCCTGCTGCCCACTGCCACTCCCACCTGCAGGCCGGGGGCGGGGGACTGCTGCCTCGggctagcattttttttttttttttttttaataatttatttatttatttattttagagaggagagggagagacagagacagagagagagagagagagagagagagagagaggagagaaggagctggaagcatcaactcccatatgtgccctgaccaggctaGCATTTTATAGACGACTCGACTCGTGGGCTTTTCTCGCTCTCTCTGAGGGCCTGACCTTTGCCCCAGATGGCTAGAAGCCTCCCTCTTTCGGGATAAGATCGGGAGGTGCCGACAGGAAGAACAGGCACCCTTCAGCTTCTGACAGGCCTAATAGGATTACACAGCAAGATGCCAGACTGCTGGGCCAGGCTGTGGTCTGGAGAGTGGATCTTTCCACCTCAGCCTTTCCTGCCCCCTCCTCGATGTCCAGGGCAGGCTCCCCGGGGACCTCCTGTCAGGTGCCCCTCCGCGGGAGCCCCCAGCACCAGACAGCAGCAAAGCGCCAGAAGCGTCCACTCCTTGTTCCAACCCAGGAAGGACAGCACAGCGCTGCCCCACATCTCCCTCTGGGCTTTGTccccagagagggaggagagtctGGGGCAAGCTGAGGGGACCGCCACCTGCACCTCACCTAGTTGCGCGGGTCTCTGGGCGCAAGTCACCTTCAGGTGCTGTCCTGGCTCAGTCCCCGTCCCATCACAGTCAGCTGAGCATCTCCAGGGAGGTCAGGCAGGCGCTCTCCGGGTTCCAGTGTGAcctctggggtgggggctggggacgAACTGGCTGCCATGGGTGCAGGGGTGGTATATATAAGTGACCCGAAGGCAAAGGCCAGTGGCCGAGGACCAGGCAGTCTCATGGCCTGCAGCCAGCGACAGCCGAGTCAGGAACGGAGGCATGGTTGACCCACTGCAGACAACGGGTGTGGAGGGCGTCAGCAGGACTCTGGTGGAAGGTGGCCCCGGGGCACTGCGCTTGGGGCCTGCTGGCGCTGCCAGCACGTGCCCAAAGACCAGTGTCGGGCCACACAGTCACAGGAACCACGTTTTAGGGAAAAGAGCTAAGAGAATCTTCTAGGCCAGGGCTGCAAGCTAACCTTGTCCTCTAACCTGGAGGTCCTCcacaaacaaagaaatcacatttcTCCTTCCAGCTGAGTGGCCTCGTGAGATCGGGACACGCGTGCAGGGGGAAGATGCAAAGTCCCTGGGGCACCCGCAGCAGGCCAGCCAGGcgctgggctggggggggggcaagcgGGTGGCCCTCAGCCCCCCACCTCGCTGGTGCAGATGGAGGCCTCCCTCCCGTCCGCCTCGGGCGTGTCCCGCAGCGCCCTGCGCAGCACGGCCCCCAGCGGCTCCCGCGCGCCCCGGCGGCTGCCCACCAGGAAGTAGATGAGCGGGTTGGCGCTGCTGCTCATGGCGGAGGACAGGCGCGACAGGCCGCTGTACAGCAGCACCACCTGCTCCTGCAGGCGCAGCCAGAAGAGGAGGAACCAGTAGAGGCCGAGGGGCAGGGCGCAGACCAGGAACACCAGGACCGAGGCCAAGATGACCACGTACAGCCGCGTGGGCCGCCGCCGCCAGCGCTGCGAGCTCCTCCGCACGCGCACGAACAGGATCAAGCTGGATGCGGTCATCACGGGGGTGAAGATGCCCATGATGAGGGCGCTGAGGACCAGGTCCACCGTGAAGCAGGGCGTCCTGGGCGCCTGCCAGAGGTTGGAACAGAAGATGGAGGCCAGCGTGTTGGTCACGAGAGCCAGCGCCCAGAGCCCCGCGCACACGCAGGTCGACAGGCACTGCGTATGGTGGCTCCTGTACCAGACGGGGAAGAGGACGGAGAGGCAGCGCAGCGTGCTGATGGCCGTCAGCAGGCTCAGGCCGGAGGTGTAGGCAAAGTACTTCACCCGCCGCAGCACCTCGTAGGCGACGGACTGCGCGCGCACCTGCGGGAGGGTCTCCAGACAGAGCAGGGAGGCCATgcagagcaggaagaggaggtCGGCCGCCGCCAGGTGGACCACGTAGGTGGTGCAGGGGGTCCTCCGCACGCGGCAGCCCAGCAGCCACACCACCAGGCCGTTGCCTGTGATGCCACACACGCAGCTGAACATGGCCAGGGCGCTCAGGACCCAGTAGGCCACGTCCAGCGTGCTCGTCCCAGGGCTGCTCGAGGTTGATGCCGGGGTCTGGCTGTCGTTCAGAGTCTGGGTCATCCTGTGGGAGGAAGATGGACCAGTCTGAGATTCTGGGCGGCGTGGGCCGGGGGGCTTCTGGGAGTCCCCAACACCGAGTGTCCTGCTTCAGGGCTCTCACACTTTTGGCAACAGGCCACACCCAGGAGGCCCGACCCTTTCCCCTCGCCTGGTGACTCCCATCCCTCCTGAACCTGCCACAAGGtcctccattgcttggcaactgagctattttaatgcctgaggcaaggccatggagccatcctcagtgcctggggccaacttgctccaacccattgagccatggctgcaggaggagaaaagagaaatatatatagagagagaagggaggagggaagggtggagaagcagatggtcatttatcctgtgtcccctgaccctGAATCGAACCCGGAAGGTTCATACGCTGGGCCGaaactcgaccactgagccagctggccagaggttctctattttgagtttagtttTTCAATCACAAGGaggcattgattgatttttatcaaAGGCTTTTCCAACATCTATTAATATCAATAGTATCATTTTTCACCTATAAATCGTCAAATCCTGTGAATTCTTTTAACAGTGAACTTCAGGGTGCAAAGAGTGGAATTAATTACCCCCTCACTTTGTGGCACTCCAGGATTATCAggctgaagtaaaataaaatcatttctgattcttccttCATCTCCATCCCAaggcctacccccccccccccatggcatTTGCCTGGGagtgttttaatttacataaatgtTGTGAATTAGAattcttgctttttttcctttagtcAACAGTATGTTTTTATGCCCTGGCCTGGTAGTTCagtggtcagagcattgtccagacATGCTGAGGtcgcaagtttgatccctggtcagggcgcatacaagattcaaccagtgaatgcataaataagtggaacaacaagtcagtgtttttctctctctctctctgtctctccttcttccttctctcatatcaatcaataaaaattaaatagaaaacagcctgactgggcgatggtgcagtggatagagcgtctgcctgggatgctgaggacccaggtttgctaCCTGCTCAATTTTGGTATAACCAACTTCCCTACATTTTTCACCCCaaaatgtgcctttttttttcttttacagagagagagagtcagagagagggatagacagggacagagagatgagaagcatcaatctattagttttttgttgcgtgtcgcaacaccttagttgttcattgattgctttttttttttttttttttttttttattcattttagaaaggagagagagagagagaaggggggaggagcaggaagcatcaactcccatatgtgccttgaccaggcaagcccagggtttcgaaccggtgacctcagcatttctaggtcgacgctttatccactgcgccaccacaggtcaggctgattgctttcttatatgtgccttgaccgcgggccttcagcagaccgagtaaccccttgcttgagccagcgaccttgggctcaagctggtgagctgttgctcaaaccagataagcccgcgctcaagctggcgacttcggggtcttgaacctgggtcttccgcatcccagtccgacgctttacccactgcgccaccgcctggtcaggccaaaatgtgCCTTTTTGATCTGAAGTCATCCCCTATCCCTAAGTGAAAAAGATATTCTCTTAGATATTTCTCTGTGACTTTGATAGTTTTTCCCATTCAGAGTTTGGTCTTGAATCTGCCCAGAATCTAGTTGTAAGTGGGATAAAGAAAGGATTTTCCCTCCATGCCATGAGCCACTTTCCCCAGCACCGCCTCCTAACTAGCTGGCCTGTCCTGCCCCTGGTGACTTCTCACATTCTTGTTTATTCACGGGGATAGTTTTACACTCTCTGTTCTAATtggtttgtctgtctgtccctacatagttagaaaaatatacatgtgtatatatacagtttttttttttttttgcatttttctgaagctggaaacggggagagacagtcagacagactcccgcatgcgcccgaccgggatccacccggcacacccaccaggggcgacgctctgcccaccagggggcgatgctctgcccatcctgggcatcgccatgttgcgaccagagccactctagcgcctggggcagaggccacagagccatccacagcgcccgggccatctttgctccgatggagccttggctgcaggaggggaagagagagagacagagaggaaggcgtggcggaggggtggagaagcaaatgggcgcttctcctgtgtgccctggctgggaatcgaacccgggtcctccgcacgctaggccgacgctctaccgctgagccaaccggccagggcccagtttcttttttttaagtgagaagcagggaggcagagagacttccgcatgtgccctgcccgggatccactgggcaagtcctctctggggcaatgctctgctcatctgggacttGCTCCgttgctcacaaccaagctcttttagagcctgaggcaaggccatggaaccatcctcagcgcccagggccaacttgctcaagccatttgagccatggctgtgggagatgaagagaagagaaggagaggggagagggggtggagaagcagatagtcacttctcttgtgtgccctgactgggaattgaacctgagacttccacatgccaggtcaatgctctaccactgagccaactagccacatatatatatgtggtctCATGCAGGCTGAGGGGGTTGTTAGCTGACGGCTGCTCCATAGCTGTCCTTTGCTGAGTTCCATGGCGTTTCGTCCTGTGCACAGTTTAGTTTTCAGCCTAATACTCAAGGGAACCCCCCGGGCGGATTTTTGGAGTCCTTTCTCCTAGTTGGTCACCGCCTTCTCTCTGGTTCTCCGTCTCACAGGTGCCAGCCACGTCCGTCTCCCCAACTGTTCACTTCTGCCTCTGCAGCTCAGGGGGAGCACCACGTCTGTCTGTCTGGCTTTCCCATCCCTGTGCCTCTGCCTAGAAAGCATGTGTGGCGGAAGCTGGGGCCATCACAGGGCTCACCTCTTCTGTTCCTCTTCTCTTCCGACTCCCAGTCCCAGGATGCCTCCGGTCCCAATATCGGGACAGTCGTTTCTTAGGGTCCCTCCAGTTATCTGGTTGTTTCTGGCAAGTGGGCTGGCCCACGACCAGTCCCTCCGTCGTGGCCACAGACAGAGATGCCCTCCGTTACATCCTCCTGTTGTCTGTTGCTGGAGTTGATGTCACAGATTTTTGTTAACCAGGCAATTGTCCTGATGACTCATTTTATCATCTCCATCAATGTGTCTGTTGAATGTTTTGATTTTCCACGCGGCGGTCTTCATTCctctgatttattcattttttttcatgtcttctaGCGCAGCCCAGAGCATCCAGTACCCTGATGAACGATGACGGGACACGTGTCCTTCTTCCCCATCTTAAACAGGATGTGTCCACAGCCTCACCCTTTGATACGGTGTTTCCTCCAAGTTTGTGGTCTCGTCTTTGATCACGTGGAGAACATTCCTCTGCTAGCTTTCTGACAGTTTTTATCCTACGTGGGTGGTAAAATTTATCACTATTTTTTCTTGTGCATCTACATAatcattttttcccctcctttagTCTATTTTTGTGGTGAACAGAGAGTGACAGGCTTTCCAATGCTTAGTCATCCTTTTAGTTCCAGGATGAATCATTCTGTTTGCTCTGTTTCCCCTGCCCGGGAgcttggacttttttttattttttaaagcaaattttcaTCCGTCTT of Saccopteryx bilineata isolate mSacBil1 chromosome 1, mSacBil1_pri_phased_curated, whole genome shotgun sequence contains these proteins:
- the MRGPRD gene encoding mas-related G-protein coupled receptor member D yields the protein MGIPVLSTLSAPPVLVADLNEGGLSGRGLWPAPAAPGARGVSQLPRLVLRRLRATQAVSGPQSRPDVGTGSAWPLQPTSKNSGPALRGSNCERRLWKPGSQMELPGQINPSSKREQNAGLAPAPLSRVPALGGFVISRRSPHPLPPHRGGARRMDTQFQFLGLRTSSPCSRPAGRLARRAIRWVGPPPAFIPPIPFRLLRGSQAKVLEGSCWGQRSSEVRGEGHRGRQLRGLGPGDLLKSPKHQRAEGNGHPSLKDRVLRRREQMTILPWMTQTLNDSQTPASTSSSPGTSTLDVAYWVLSALAMFSCVCGITGNGLVVWLLGCRVRRTPCTTYVVHLAAADLLFLLCMASLLCLETLPQVRAQSVAYEVLRRVKYFAYTSGLSLLTAISTLRCLSVLFPVWYRSHHTQCLSTCVCAGLWALALVTNTLASIFCSNLWQAPRTPCFTVDLVLSALIMGIFTPVMTASSLILFVRVRRSSQRWRRRPTRLYVVILASVLVFLVCALPLGLYWFLLFWLRLQEQVVLLYSGLSRLSSAMSSSANPLIYFLVGSRRGAREPLGAVLRRALRDTPEADGREASICTSEVGG